The following nucleotide sequence is from Devosia salina.
TCGAGTAGAGTGCGCCTGAAGCGCGTCCGCTCCAGGACATAGCGGGCCTACCTCCCCCCGCTCCATCTCCCCGCGGTATTCCCGGCCGCGGGGAGAGCCCCGAACTCTTCGAAAGGCGCATCATGGTCGGCTTCATCATTCGGCGCGTCATCGCCATGCTTCTCACACTGGTCGCCATCTCGATCGTGGCCTTCGCCATTATCCAGCTGCCGCCCGGTGACTACCTGACCAGCTACATCGCCTCGCTTTCGGCCACCGGTGACCAGGTCGACCCGCGCGTCATCGAAAACCTGCGCCAGCAATACGGCCTGGGCGAACCCTTCTATGTCCAATATTGGAAATGGGTCACCGGCATCGTGCAGGGCAATTTCGGCCAGAGCTTCGAATGGAAGCGGCCGGTCTGGGAGCTGATCTGGGGTCGCCTGGGCAATTCCATCATGGTCGAGGGCCTGGCGGTCATCGTCATGTGGCTGATCGCACTGCCCATCGGCGTCTATGCCGCGGTGCGTAAATATTCCCTGGGCGATTACCTCGCCACGGTCGCCGGCTTTATCGGCCTGGCGCTGCCCAATTTCCTTTTCGCCCTCATCCTCATGTACTTGGCCTATATCTGGTTCGGCGTGACGCTGGGAGGGCTGTTCTCGCCTGAATTCGAAACCGCGCGCTGGAGCCTGCCGCGCCTCTGGGACTTCCTCGCTCATGCCTGGATACCGGTGCTGGTGCTGGCGACGGCCGGCACGGCCGAGCTGATCCGCATCCTGCGGGCCAACCTGCTCGACGAGCTGAAAAAGCCCTATGTGGTCACCGCGCGCGCCAAGGGCCTGCCGGAGTGGAAGGTGATCCTCAAATATCCCGTGCGCCTGGCGCTCAACCCGCTGATCTCCACCATTGGCTGGCTGCTGCCGGCCCTGGTCTCGGGCTCGGTCATCGTCTCGGTGGTGATGAACCTGCCTACCGCCGGGCCCATGCTGCTGCGCTCGCTGACCACCCAGGACATGTATCTGGCAGGCGCCATTATCCTTCTGCTCAGCGTCCTTACCGTCATCGGCACGCTGATCTCGGACATTCTTCTCGCCCTCATCGATCCCCGCATTCGCTACGGGGCCAAGTAAATGGCTGTCGAAAGCATGGAAAATCTCGCTCCCGCCATTGCGCCCCGCCGCACTGTCCGCGAAAGCCAGTTCGGCCTGATGTGGCGCCGCTTCCGGCAGCACAAGCTGGCCCTGGTCAGCCTCTGGATCGTCGGCCTGTTCTATCTCATCGCCATCCTGGCCGAGTTCCTGGCCCCGGTGGATCCTTCCCACTACAGCGCCCGCTACACCTATGCACCCCCACAGGGCCTGCACCTCATCGCGCAGAACGAGGATGGTGGCTGGGAATTCGGGCCCTATGTCTATGGCTACAAGACCGAGATCGACCCGGTCGCCCTGCGGCGCACCTTCGTGCTCGACGACACCGTCCGCCTGCCAGTGCGCTTCTTCGTCGAGAGCGAGCCCTATCTGCTGGCCGGATTCATTCCGATGTCGGTCAAGCTCATGGGCGTGGAAAATCCCCGCGACCCCTTCTACATCCTGGGCGCCGATCGGCTCGGCCGCGACATGCTGAGCCGGCTGATCCACGGCACCCGCATTTCGCTCTCTATCGGCCTGGCGGGGGTGACCCTCAGCCTCTTCTTCGGCATCGTCATCGGTGGTTTTGCCGGGTTCTATGGCGGCTGGTTCGATGGCGCGGTGATGCGCACCGTCGAGTTCATCCGGTCCATGCCCACCATTCCGCTCTGGCTTGGCCTGGCGGCGGCCATGCCCAAGGACTGGAGCGCGCTCCAGACCTATTTCGCCATCACCATCATCCTTTCGCTGATCGGCTGGACCGAACTGGCCCGTGTGGTGCGGGGACGGTTCCTGTCGCTGCGGACCGAGGATTTCGTGACGGCGGCGCAGCTCGATGGCGCCAGCGACTGGCGCATCGTCACAAGGCACATGGTTCCCAGTTTCACCAGCCACATCATCGCGGCGGCGACGCTGGCCATTCCCGGCATGATCCTCGCCGAAACGGCGCTGAGCTTCCTCGGCCTAGGCCTCCAGGCGCCGATTGTTTCTTGGGGCACTCTGCTGCAGGACGCGCAGAACATCCGCACGTTGGCGACCGCGCCCTGGCTGCTGGCCCCCGGCCTCTGCGTCGTCGTGGTCATCCTTGCCCTCAACTTCTTCGGAGACGGCCTTCGTGATGCCGCAGACCCCCATGGCCGCTAATCCGCTTCTCACCATCAAGGACATGTCCATCACCTTCTCCTCGCCCGACGAGGCCGATATCGAGGCGGTGCGGCAGGTCGATCTGACCCTTACCCCCGGCAAGACGCTGGCACTGGTGGGTGAAAGCGGCTGCGGCAAGTCCGTCGCCGCCCGCGCCGTGCTGCGGCTGCTCGACAGGAACGCCAGGATCCCCACCGGGCAAATCCTCTTCGATACCGGCAAGGGTGCAGTCGATATTGCGGACCTCAAGTCCGACAGTCTCGCGATGCGCACCATCCGCGGCGCGGAAATCTCGATGATCTTTCAGGAGCCGATGTCCTCGCTCTCGCCGGTGCATACCATCGGCAACCAGATCGACGAGATCATTGTGCTCCATGAAGGGCTCTCGCCCCGCCAGGCGCGCGAACGCACGGTGGCGCTACTCGACCAGGTCGGCATTCCTGGTGCCCGCGACCGCGCCAATGCCTATCCCTTCGAGCTGTCGGGTGGTTTGCGCCAGCGCGCCATGATCGCCATGGCGCTGGCCTGCACGCCAAAACTGCTGATCGCCGACGAGCCAACGACGGCGCTCGACGTCACCACGCAGGCGCAGATCCTCGACCTGCTGCGGCAATTGCAGGACGATTTCGGCATGGCCATGCTGTTCATCACCCACGACCTGGGCGTCGTGGCCGAGATCGCCGACGACATTGCAGTCATGTATCTGGGCGACGTGGTGGAGCAGGGGGATGTCTACGAAGTCTTCCGGGCGCCCAAGCATCCCTATACCCAGGCGCTGATGAATTCGGTGCCGCGGCTGCAGCGCAAGGCGGACCGCACGCGCCTTTCGCCCATCAAGGGCACAGTGCCGTCACCCAAGGACCGGCCGACGGGCTGTGCTTTCACCTCGCGTTGCCCACATGCCTTCGGTCCCTGCGCCGGCACAAGGCCCGAACGCACCCTGGTCAGCGACGGCCACGTCGCGCGCTGCCACCTGCTCACCCAAGTCAAGCAAGAGGTGATGGCATGACCGCCCTGCTCACCGTCGAAAATCTAAGCAAGGTCTTCCACCTTGGCGGCGGCCTCTTCCGTCAGGGCCGCGAACTGGTAGCGCTCAACGATATCAACCTGACGGTCGAAAAGGGCGAGACCCTGGCCATTGTCGGGGAAAGCGGCTGCGGCAAGACCACGCTGGGACGCTGCATCATCAAGGCGCAGCCGGTGTCTTCCGGTCACGTCTTCTACAATCCGGACGAGGGCGGACATGTTGATCTCACCACGCTTTCGAAGCGCGAGATCAAGCCCTATCGCCGCGATATCCGCATGATCTTCCAGGACCCGATGAGCTCGCTCAATCCCAACATGCGGATCTTTGACATCGTCGCCGAGCCGCTGCGGGTGCACAAACTGCTGCGGGGCCGGGAGCTGGAAGCACGCGTCTATGAGACGCTGGCCAAGGTCGGCATCTCGCCCGATGCGGCCGGGCGCTATCCGCATGCCTTTTCCGGCGGCCAGCGGCAGCGCATCGGCATTGCCCGGGCGCTGGTGCTCAACCCGAAACTGGTGATCGCCGATGAGGCCGTCTCGGCGCTCGACGTCTCGATCCAGGCGCAGGTGCTGAACCTCCTCGACGACCTCAAGGAAGAGTTCGGCCTCACCTACATCTTCATCAGCCACGACCTGGGGGTGGTGAACTACATAGCCGACCGGGTGGTGGTGATGTATCTCGGCCACGTGGTCGAGAACGCGCCCACCGAAATGCTGTTCGAGCGGCCGCGCCATCCCTATACCGAGATGCTGCTCGAGGCTCTGCCCATTGCCGACCCGACCCGACGCAAGGGGCGGAACAAGGAACTCAAGGGCGAGATCCCCTATCTCGGCAACCGGCCCAAGGGCTGCCCCTTCCACACCCGCTGCAAATATGCGGCCGACCGCTGCCGTGCCGAAAAGCCGGAACTGCGACCCGTTCATGGCACGGCGCAACTCGCCGCCTGCCACTTTGCCGAAACACTCGATCTCAAAGGCGCCTATGAGGCGCCGACAAAGGCTATTGCGTAATGACCTATAATCCGGCCGCCGCCAATCCGCTCTTTGGCAATCCGCTCAAGACCCGCACCGATGTCGAAAGGGGTCTGCGCGATCTCTTCGATCCGCTGTTGCCCTACTTTTCGGAGGGTGGTGCGCGGGTGCGGCTTGACGGCGCGGGGGCGCACTTTGATCGCGCTGCGGCCGATCTCGAGGGCTTTGCCCGTCCGCTCTGGGGACTGACCCCACTGGCCGCCGGCGGCGGTGATTTTGCGCACTGGGAGCTCTACAGGCAGGGCCTTGCCAATGGCACCGATCCGGATCACCCCGAATACTGGGGCCAGGTCAATTCCACCGACCAGCGCATGGTCGAGCTGGCGGCGATCGGGTTCACCATGCGCATGCTGCCGCACCTGGTCTGGGAGCCACTGCCGCAAAAGGCCAAGGACAACTTGGCGGCCTATTTGAAGCATGCGCGGCAATTCGACTATGCCGACAATAACTGGAAGTTCTTCCGCATCCTGGTTGATCTCGGGCTCGAGGAATGCGGGGTCGAGTTTGATCGCTCGCTGACCGAAAAGTATCTTGAGGAGCTGGACGGCTTCTATCTCGGTGAGGGCTGGTATCGCGACGGCAATGTGCGCCGCATCGACCACTACATTCCCTTCGCCATGCATTTCTATGGCCTGATCTATGCCAGGCTGGCGCGGGGCGACGACAAGCGCGTGGCCGCCTACAAGGAGAGGGCAAAACTCTTTGCCCAGGACATCCAGCACTGGTTCGACGAGGACGGCGGCACGCTGGTTTTCGGGCGCTCGCTCACCTACCG
It contains:
- a CDS encoding ABC transporter permease, with translation MVGFIIRRVIAMLLTLVAISIVAFAIIQLPPGDYLTSYIASLSATGDQVDPRVIENLRQQYGLGEPFYVQYWKWVTGIVQGNFGQSFEWKRPVWELIWGRLGNSIMVEGLAVIVMWLIALPIGVYAAVRKYSLGDYLATVAGFIGLALPNFLFALILMYLAYIWFGVTLGGLFSPEFETARWSLPRLWDFLAHAWIPVLVLATAGTAELIRILRANLLDELKKPYVVTARAKGLPEWKVILKYPVRLALNPLISTIGWLLPALVSGSVIVSVVMNLPTAGPMLLRSLTTQDMYLAGAIILLLSVLTVIGTLISDILLALIDPRIRYGAK
- a CDS encoding ABC transporter permease — translated: MAVESMENLAPAIAPRRTVRESQFGLMWRRFRQHKLALVSLWIVGLFYLIAILAEFLAPVDPSHYSARYTYAPPQGLHLIAQNEDGGWEFGPYVYGYKTEIDPVALRRTFVLDDTVRLPVRFFVESEPYLLAGFIPMSVKLMGVENPRDPFYILGADRLGRDMLSRLIHGTRISLSIGLAGVTLSLFFGIVIGGFAGFYGGWFDGAVMRTVEFIRSMPTIPLWLGLAAAMPKDWSALQTYFAITIILSLIGWTELARVVRGRFLSLRTEDFVTAAQLDGASDWRIVTRHMVPSFTSHIIAAATLAIPGMILAETALSFLGLGLQAPIVSWGTLLQDAQNIRTLATAPWLLAPGLCVVVVILALNFFGDGLRDAADPHGR
- a CDS encoding ABC transporter ATP-binding protein, whose product is MPQTPMAANPLLTIKDMSITFSSPDEADIEAVRQVDLTLTPGKTLALVGESGCGKSVAARAVLRLLDRNARIPTGQILFDTGKGAVDIADLKSDSLAMRTIRGAEISMIFQEPMSSLSPVHTIGNQIDEIIVLHEGLSPRQARERTVALLDQVGIPGARDRANAYPFELSGGLRQRAMIAMALACTPKLLIADEPTTALDVTTQAQILDLLRQLQDDFGMAMLFITHDLGVVAEIADDIAVMYLGDVVEQGDVYEVFRAPKHPYTQALMNSVPRLQRKADRTRLSPIKGTVPSPKDRPTGCAFTSRCPHAFGPCAGTRPERTLVSDGHVARCHLLTQVKQEVMA
- a CDS encoding ABC transporter ATP-binding protein, with amino-acid sequence MTALLTVENLSKVFHLGGGLFRQGRELVALNDINLTVEKGETLAIVGESGCGKTTLGRCIIKAQPVSSGHVFYNPDEGGHVDLTTLSKREIKPYRRDIRMIFQDPMSSLNPNMRIFDIVAEPLRVHKLLRGRELEARVYETLAKVGISPDAAGRYPHAFSGGQRQRIGIARALVLNPKLVIADEAVSALDVSIQAQVLNLLDDLKEEFGLTYIFISHDLGVVNYIADRVVVMYLGHVVENAPTEMLFERPRHPYTEMLLEALPIADPTRRKGRNKELKGEIPYLGNRPKGCPFHTRCKYAADRCRAEKPELRPVHGTAQLAACHFAETLDLKGAYEAPTKAIA